The Elaeis guineensis isolate ETL-2024a unplaced genomic scaffold, EG11 Super_Scaffold_31900, whole genome shotgun sequence genome window below encodes:
- the LOC105035264 gene encoding LOW QUALITY PROTEIN: glucan endo-1,3-beta-glucosidase 8 (The sequence of the model RefSeq protein was modified relative to this genomic sequence to represent the inferred CDS: inserted 1 base in 1 codon; deleted 2 bases in 1 codon) — MAGWRLVVCLLFIGFYCSMVEGLGVNWGTMATHPLPPKIVVQLLKDNGIKKVKLFDADAATMSALAGSGIEVMVAIPNNQLGAMNDYDTAKKWVDRNVSRYHFDGGVTIKYVAVGNEPFLSSYNGSFLNVTFPALQNIQNALNEAGFGDTIKATVPLNADVYNSPTNNPVPSAGRFRTDINDLMTQIVQFFNLSGAPFTVNIYPFLSLYGNDNFPLDFAFFDGTSQPVVDNGIQYTNXFDANFDTLLSALKAVGLGNLPIIVGEVGWPTDGDKNAKASYAQRFYNGLLKRLAANVGTPLRKPVLEVYLFSLIDEDAKSIAPGNFERHWGILKYDGQPQFPMDLSGQGQNKMLVAAKNVEYLPQTWCVFNPNAKDLSKLGDNINYACTFSDCTSLGYGSTCNQLDANGNASYAFNMYFQDQNQKDMSCFFQGLAMQTTQNPSTTECNFTIQIKTSASAFSVPPLLLVFVSSLLAFFAL; from the exons ATGGCGGGTTGGCGATTGGTAGTATGTCTTCTCTTCATTGGCTTCTACTGTTCCATGGTGGAAGGCCTTGGGGTGAACTGGGGCACGATGGCGACGCACCCGCTGCCGCCAAAGATCGTGGTTCAGCTCCTCAAAGACAACGGGATAAAGAAGGTTAAGCTGTTCGATGCTGATGCCGCCACGATGAGCGCGCTGGCTGGGAGCGGGATAGAGGTGATGGTCGCCATCCCCAACAATCAACTCGGTGCAATGAATGATTATGACACGGCGAAGAAGTGGGTCGACAGGAATGTCTCTCGGTACCATTTCGATGGAGGAGTGACCATTAA ATACGTAGCAGTCGGAAATGAACCCTTCCTGTCATCTTACAATGGTTCGTTTTTGAATGTGACTTTTCCTGCACTGCAGAACATCCAGAATGCCCTCAACGAGGCAGGGTTTGGTGACACCATAAAGGCCACTGTTCCTCTCAATGCTGATGTTTATAATTCCCCTACAAACAACCCAGTCCCATCAGCAGGAAGATTCCGAACAGATATCAATGATCTTATGACTCAGATTGTCCAGTTCTTCAACCTGAGTGGTGCTCCCTTCACTGTTAACATATATCCTTTCCTAAGTCTGTATGGCAATGACAACTTCCCATTGGACTTTGCTTTCTTTGATGGAACGAGCCAACCTGTTGTCGATAATGGGATTCAATACACCA GTTTTGATGCCAACTTCGATACTTTGCTCTCAGCTCTAAAGGCCGTTGGATTAGGTAATCTGCCGATCATTGTTGGAGAGGTTGGATGGCCAACCGACGGTGACAAAAATGCAAAAGCCTCCTATGCACAGAGGTTTTACAATGGTCTTCTAAAGCGTCTTGCAGCAAATGTTGGGACACCTCTCCGC AAACCAGTACTTGAAGTATATTTGTTTAGTTTaattgatgaagatgccaaaagtATAGCTCCGGGAAACTTCGAACGGCACTGGGGGATCTTGAAGTATGATGGGCAGCCCCAGTTCCCTATGGATCTATCTGGTCAGGGACAGAATAAGATGCTCGTGGCGGCAAAGAACGTGGAGTATTTACCTCAGACGTGGTGTGTCTTCAATCCAAATGCCAAAGACCTAAGCAAGCTAGGAGACAACATTAACTATGCTTGCACTTTCTCTGATTGCACTTCACTTGGCTATGGATCTACATGCAATCAGTTGGATGCCAATGGCAATGCCTCCTATGCCTTCAACATGTACTTCCAAGATCAGAACCAAAAGGACATGAGCTGTTTCTTCCAAGGTCTTGCCATGCAGACAACACAGAACCCCTCTACAACAGAATGCAATTTCACTATACAGATTAAAACATCTGCTTCAGCTTTCTCTGTTCCACCATTGCTCTTGGTATTTGTGTCGTCGCTCCTTGCATTTTTTGCGCTTTAA